In Salvelinus namaycush isolate Seneca chromosome 17, SaNama_1.0, whole genome shotgun sequence, one genomic interval encodes:
- the LOC120062419 gene encoding coagulation factor VIII-like isoform X2, which produces MRTLLISLLWVLGGVEETVAVPAVGLPATREFYIAAVEIGWDYLYWGSADPSEQRRKTNDPPQKYIKAVYREYTDSTYSVPKPTSTWAGIQGPVIHAQASDRVVVHFKNLASQPYSISPVGVSYWKQSEGAGYDDATSSQEKEDDAVAPGGYYKYVWDINPKDGPTVGDPECLTYSYSSQVDTVQDFNSGLIGALLICKSTAFTDNGVRKNREFILLFAVFDESKSWYGEVGSFRERFKKASARKQYHTINGYVNSTLPGLTMCQGRDHVFWHLIGMETSPEIHSIQLQDHTLQVMAHRKVTVEMTPMTFTTAEMKPSTQGKFLISCQIQAHRHAGMSAVFEVEDCPEPVTVPGPDVRQVKQSENEEDYEYGDDMFETFVFKPVKSRAVGRSRGGKNKVWVHYIAAEEISWDYAPHLSQGDRGPHQLGHEYKKVVYVEYTDQTFTKRKSPVKRLLGPLLRGQVDEHFQIVFKNLASRPFNIYPKRLTRISPLRKTGNEGEKDLRSLAVPPNGTYGYVWKLTAEDGPLERDPQCLTRLYQSTINPERDLATGLVGPLLICKKDSMDTRGRLVGPDKVKQLMFAVFDENKSWYINDNIQKYSKDPSMVNPTDPDFYNSNVIYNVNGIMFNEQRVQVCKDDVTFWHLANVGTQSDFLSVYFTGNPFMKDNVYESVLTLFPMSGETVTMETQLIGEWEISAFDGSLKSRGMSARYSVLSCNIELLVDNEDVEYGLEDVLPDYVDNFFKPRSLHPQPQNRTVAVRVCRKQPGLNQNTTTPQTGNDTDNEVAIGESGDHGSDNNVTFKAGDQRSICEVRYVTVSSADEEANLLSQGGIPTDVLEQLEKDGEWKASENQEGGDLGGEQGGNGRQRRQAGLEGGENGERNKLVENCEEEVLKEWKGRVYGEALEQEQREEQKVEVLDQQKEQEAQGEGFLKVQEQRERQKGELDRDSHPLTTNHADKDPLLLELDGWMDLDPLNKTLEALPDQLKLQQQREEQKVEALDQLKVQQQREEQKVEVLYQLKVQQQREEQKAGDVHPLSNNTHTELDTPLLDLLDLDFSNVSNDNKTAPRNAVSLEYDDYSEEDTGTAYIGIEENLDLRTTDGQYRSYYIAAQEITWDYGIRKPHQLIKTRERRRGMRKFLVEYKKVVFRAYSEREFQIPVTRGELQEHLGLMGPIIKAEVNDLLTVTFKNMASRPYSLHLHGVYDKSQGDGQSSGAGVAGVPGEVVQPGEVRVYSWRITRKQGPTAAEFDCKTGAYYSTQNKEKDLHSGLIGPLVICKPGTLHPQLNLQPNLQEYALLFHTFDETKSWYLDENIRQYCIPPCQVQKDDPWFQLSNKFAAINGYVAETLPGLMVAQHQQVRWHLLNVGGDGEYHTAHFHGLPFSIHKEQEHRMGVYNLYPGVFGTVEMRPATVGTWMVECTVGEHQLAGMRAKLLVYNPRCIQPLGLRSGRIDNSQITASDHIGNWEARLARLELSGSVNAWMGADQKSWIQVDLQRPTLIHGIQTQGARASLGLKDYFIMYFTLSYSLDQETWTNYRGNSTKPAYIFNGNLDGSKVKENHLSPPILGRYIRLQPVTIQRNPALRMELLGCDVNSCSFPLGLQRRSVPDSSFRASSFLQTWRLSWSPALARLRQDGSANAWRPKANNPHEWLQVDFLVMKRITGVVTQGAWSILTQMMVTEFSVTISDTGHSWSNVVDEGTQREKMFLGNSEPDEEMLNLFDPPLFARFIRIHPKGWVNDIALRLEFLGCDTQQRH; this is translated from the exons ATGAGAACGCTGTTGATATCACTCCTCTGGGTCCTCGGCGGGGTGGAGGAGACCGTGGCAGTACCTGCCGTAGGTCTACCTGCCACGAGAGAGTTCTACATCGCCGCGGTTGAGATTGGTTGGGACTATCTCTACTGGGGCAGCGCTGACCCGTCTGAACAAAG GAGGAAGACCAATGATCCCCCTCAGAAATACATAAAAGCTGTTTATAGAGAATACACTGATTCCACATATTCAGTCCCCAAGCCTACATCAACATGGGCAG GTATCCAGGGTCCGGTGATCCATGCCCAGGCCAGTGACAGGGTGGTGGTGCACTTTAAGAACCTGGCGTCCCAGCCCTACAGTATCAGCCCTGTGGGGGTCAGCTACTGGAAACAGTCAGAGg ggGCCGGATACGATGACGCCACGTCTAGCCAGGAGAAGGAGGATGATGCGGTTGCTCCAGGAGGATACTACAAGTACGTCTGGGACATCAACCCTAAAGACGGTCCGACCGTGGGAGACCCAGAATGCCTCACCTACTCCTACTCCTCCCAGGTGGACACTGTACAGGACTTCAACTCTGGGCTCATCGGGGCTCTGCTCATCTGCAAATCAA CTGCATTTACAGATAATGGAGTTCGGAAAAACAGAGAGTTTATTCTGCTCTTTGCTGTTTTTGATGAGAGTAAGAGCTGGTACGGAGAGGTGGGGAGTTTCCGGGAGAGATTTAAGAAGGCCAGTGCAAGAAAACAGTACCACACTATCAATGGATACGTCAACTCAACTTTACCAG GTCTGACGATGTGCCAGGGGCGAGATCATGTGTTCTGGCATCTCATTGGAATGGAAACATCTCCAGAGATCCACTCCATACAGCTCCAGGATCACACTCTGCAG GTGATGGCCCACCGTAAGGTTACTGTGGAGATGACCCCAATGACCTTCACCACAGCGGAGATGAAGCCCAGCACTCAGGGGAAGTTCCTCATCAGCTGTCAGATCCAAGCACACCGCCACG CGGGTATGAGTGCAGTCTTTGAGGTGGAGGACTGCCCAGAGCCTGTGACGGTGCCCGGTCCTGACGTGCGTCAGGTCAAGCAGTCTGAGAATGAGGAGGACTATGAATATGGAGATGACATGTTTGAGACATTTGTGTTTAAGCCTGTGAAAAGTCGTGCTGTGGGGCGCTCTCGAGGGGGGAAGAACAAAGTCTGGGTCCATTACATTGCTGCTGAGGAGATCAGTTGGGATTACGCACCCCACCTCAGCCAGGGAGACAG GGGTCCTCATCAGCTGGGTCATGAATATAAGAAGGTGGTGTATGTAGAATACACTGACCAGACCTTCACCAAGAGGAAATCACCTGTTAAAAGACTGCTGGGACCACTGCTCAGAGGACAGGTGGACGAACACTTCCAG ATAGTGTTCAAGAACCTGGCAAGTCGTCCTTTCAACATATATCCAAAGCGCCTCACCAGGATTTCTCCACTGAGGAAAACAGGGAACG agggtgAAAAGGACCTACGCTCCCTGGCTGTACCCCCCAACGGGACATATGGGTATGTGTGGAAACTAACAGCAGAGGACGGGCCCCTGGAGAGAGACCCCCAGTGTCTGACCCGTCTGTACCAGAGTACCATCAACCCTGAGAGAGACCTGGCCACTGGCCTCGTAGGACCCCTCCTCATCTGCAAGAAGGACTCCATGGACACCAGGGGGCGGCTG GTGGGCCCAGATAAAGTGAAGCAGTTGATGTTTGCTGTGTTTGATGAGAACAAGAGTTGGTACATCAATGACAACATTCAGAAGTACAGCAAAGACCCCTCCATGGTCAACCCTACAGACCCTGACTTCTACAACTCCAATGTCATCTACA ACGTGAACGGGATTATGTTCAATGAGCAGAGGGTCCAGGTGTGTAAGGATGACGTGACCTTCTGGCACCTGGCCAACGTGGGGACGCAGAGCGACTTCTTGTCCGTCTACTTCACAGGAAACCCCTTCATGAAGGACAACGTGTACGAGTCCGTCCTCACACTCTTCCCAATGTCCGGGGAGACCGTTACCATGGAGACTCAGCTAATCG GTGAGTGGGAGATCAGTGCGTTTGACGGCAGTCTGAAAAGCCGTGGCATGAGCGCCCGCTACTCCGTCCTGTCTTGTAACATTGAACTGCTGGTGGACAACGAAGACGTAGAGTATGGCCTGGAGGACGTCCTGCCTGATTACGTAGACAACTTCTTCAAACCCAGATCCCTCCACCCCCAGCCCCAGAACAGGACCGTAGCTGTCAGAGTCTGCAGGAAGCAACCTGGCTTAAACCAGAACACAACAACACCGCAAACAGGAAATGACACAGATAACGAAGTCGCCATCGGAGAATCAGGGGACCACGGGTCTGATAACAATGTCACATTTAAGGCAGGGGACCAGAGGTCAATCTGTGAGGTCAGGTATGTGACGGTGTCGTCTGCTGATGAGGAGGCCAACCTGCTTTCCCAGGGAGGGATCCCCACAGATGTTCTAGAGCAACTGGAGAAGGACGGGGAGTGGAAAGCTTCAGAGAACCAGGAGGGAGGGGACCTGGGTGGGGAGCAGGGGGGGAACGGGAGACAGAGACGCCAGGCCGGGTTGGAGGGTGGAGAGAATGGAGAGCGCAACAAGCTGGTGGAGAACTGTGAGGAAGAGGTGCTGAAGGAGTGGAAGGGTCGGGTGTATGGGGAGGCACTAGagcaggagcagagagaggagcagaaggTGGAGGTGTTGGATCAGCAGAAGGAGCAGGAGGCGCAGGGTGAGGGGTTCTTAAAGGTgcaggagcagagggagaggcaaAAGGGGGAGCTGGATCGAGATTCACATCCCCTAACCACCAATCACGCAGATAAGGACCCTCTACTCTTGGAGTTAGACGGATGGATGGATCTAGACCCCTTGAACAAAACTTTGGAAGCTCTCCCGGATCAGCTGAAGCTGCAGCAGCAGAGGGAGGAGCAGAAGGTGGAGGCGTTGGATCAGCTGAAGGTGCAGCAGCAGAGGGAGGAGCAGAAGGTGGAGGTGTTGTATCAGCTGAAGGTGCAGCAGCAGAGGGAGGAGCAGAAAGCTGGGGATGTGCATCCCCTAAGCAACAACACTCACACAGAGCTGGACACCCCTCTACTGGATTTGTTGGATCTAGACTTCTCCAATGTCTCCAATGACAACAAGACGGCTCCCAGGAACGCAGTGTCCCTGGAGTATGATGACTATAGTGAGGAAGACACTGGGACAGCCTACATAGGGATAGAGGAAAACCTGGACCTGAGGACCACAGATGGACAATACCGCAGCTACTACATCGCTGCACAGGAGATCACATGGGACTATGGGATCAGGAAACCACATCAGCTCATAAAAACAAG AGAGAGGCGTAGGGGAATGAGGAAGTTCCTGGTGGAATATAAGAAGGTGGTGTTCAGGgcctacagtgagagagaattCCAGATCCCCGTCACCAGAGGAGAGCTGCAGGAACATCTGGGACTCATGGGTCCTATCATTAAAGCTGAGGTCAACGACCTCCTTACC GTGACCTTCAAGAACATGGCGTCCAGGCCGTACTCCCTGCACCTCCATGGGGTGTATGATAAGAGCCAGGGTGATGGTCAGTCCTCCGGGGCCGGGGTGGCGGGGGTCCCTGGGGAGGTGGTCCAGCCTGGGGAGGTCAGGGTCTACAGCTGGAGGATCACCAGGAAGCAGGGGCCCACCGCTGCAGAGTTTGACTGTAAGACCGGGGCCTACTACTCTACACAGAATAAG GAGAAGGACCTCCACTCTGGTCTGATTGGCCCCTTAGTAATCTGTAAACCAGGCACCCTCCACCCCCAACTGAACCTACAGCCCAACCTACAGGAGTACGCCCTCCTCTTCCACACCTTCGACGAGACCAAGAGCTGGTACCTGGACGAGAACATCCGTCAGTACTGCATCCCACCCTGCCAGGTCCAGAAAGATGACCCCTGGTTTCAGCTCAGCAACAAGTTCGCAG CGATAAACGGCTACGTGGCAGAGACACTTCCTGGTCTGATGGTTGCCCAGCACCAACAAGTCAGGTGGCACCTGCTGAACGTCGGGGGCGACGGGGAGTATCACACCGCCCACTTCCACGGTCTGCCCTTCAGCATTCACAAGGAGCAGGAGCATCGCATGGGGGTGTACAACCTCTATCCTG GTGTGTTTGGCACAGTGGAGATGAGGCCGGCCACAGTGGGGACCTGGATGGTGGAGTGTACAGTAGGAGAGCACCAGCTGGCCGGCATGAGGGCTAAACTACTGGTCTACAACCCAC GATGCATCCAGCCtctggggttgaggtcaggaagAATAGACAATTCCCAGATCACTGCATCAGACCACATAG GTAACTGGGAGGCCAGGCTGGCGAGGCTGGAGCTATCTGGTTCTGTTAACGCCTGGATGGGCGCGGATCAGAAATCATGGATCCAG GTGGACCTCCAAAGACCCACACTGATCCATGGGATCCAGACCCAGGGTGCAAGAGCCTCTCTGGGCCTGAAGGACTACTTCATCATGTACTTCACCCTCTCCTACAGCCTAGACCAGGAGACCTGGACTAACTACAGGGGGAACAGCACCAAGCCAGCCTAC ATATTTAACGGTAACCTGGATGGCTCCAAGGTGAAGGAGAACCATCTGTCTCCCCCCATCCTGGGTCGCTACATCAGACTGCAGCCTGTCACCATCCAGAGGAACCCTGCTCTTCGCATGGAGCTGCTGGGCTGTGACGTCAACA gctGCTCCTTCCCCCTGGGTCTCCAGAGGAGGTCGGTTCCAGACAGCAGCTTCAGAGCCTCCTCCTTCCTGCAGACTTGGAGGCTCTCCTGGAGCCCCGCCCTCGCACGCCTCCGCCAGGATGGCAGCGCCAATGCATGGCGCCCCAag gcCAATAACCCCCATGAGTGGCTGCAGGTGGACTTCCTGGTTATGAAACGCATCACAGGGGTCGTCACTCAGGGGGCGTGGTCTATTCTGACTCAGATGATGGTGACAGAGTTCTCTGTAACCATTAGCGACACCGGCCACTCCTGGTCCAACGTGGTTGACGAGGGAACGCAAAGAGAGAAG ATGTTCTTGGGTAACAGTGAGCCAGATGAGGAGATGCTGAACCTCTTTGATCCTCCTCTGTTTGCCCGCTTCATACGGATCCACCCCAAAGGCTGGGTTAACGACATAGCCCTGCGCCTGGAGTTCCTGGGCTGTGACACCCAGCAGCGACACTGA
- the LOC120062419 gene encoding coagulation factor VIII-like isoform X1 has protein sequence MRTLLISLLWVLGGVEETVAVPAVGLPATREFYIAAVEIGWDYLYWGSADPSEQRRKTNDPPQKYIKAVYREYTDSTYSVPKPTSTWAGIQGPVIHAQASDRVVVHFKNLASQPYSISPVGVSYWKQSEGAGYDDATSSQEKEDDAVAPGGYYKYVWDINPKDGPTVGDPECLTYSYSSQVDTVQDFNSGLIGALLICKSTAFTDNGVRKNREFILLFAVFDESKSWYGEVGSFRERFKKASARKQYHTINGYVNSTLPGLTMCQGRDHVFWHLIGMETSPEIHSIQLQDHTLQVMAHRKVTVEMTPMTFTTAEMKPSTQGKFLISCQIQAHRHAGMSAVFEVEDCPEPVTVPGPDVRQVKQSENEEDYEYGDDMFETFVFKPVKSRAVGRSRGGKNKVWVHYIAAEEISWDYAPHLSQGDSQLLSEYFPRGPHQLGHEYKKVVYVEYTDQTFTKRKSPVKRLLGPLLRGQVDEHFQIVFKNLASRPFNIYPKRLTRISPLRKTGNEGEKDLRSLAVPPNGTYGYVWKLTAEDGPLERDPQCLTRLYQSTINPERDLATGLVGPLLICKKDSMDTRGRLVGPDKVKQLMFAVFDENKSWYINDNIQKYSKDPSMVNPTDPDFYNSNVIYNVNGIMFNEQRVQVCKDDVTFWHLANVGTQSDFLSVYFTGNPFMKDNVYESVLTLFPMSGETVTMETQLIGEWEISAFDGSLKSRGMSARYSVLSCNIELLVDNEDVEYGLEDVLPDYVDNFFKPRSLHPQPQNRTVAVRVCRKQPGLNQNTTTPQTGNDTDNEVAIGESGDHGSDNNVTFKAGDQRSICEVRYVTVSSADEEANLLSQGGIPTDVLEQLEKDGEWKASENQEGGDLGGEQGGNGRQRRQAGLEGGENGERNKLVENCEEEVLKEWKGRVYGEALEQEQREEQKVEVLDQQKEQEAQGEGFLKVQEQRERQKGELDRDSHPLTTNHADKDPLLLELDGWMDLDPLNKTLEALPDQLKLQQQREEQKVEALDQLKVQQQREEQKVEVLYQLKVQQQREEQKAGDVHPLSNNTHTELDTPLLDLLDLDFSNVSNDNKTAPRNAVSLEYDDYSEEDTGTAYIGIEENLDLRTTDGQYRSYYIAAQEITWDYGIRKPHQLIKTRERRRGMRKFLVEYKKVVFRAYSEREFQIPVTRGELQEHLGLMGPIIKAEVNDLLTVTFKNMASRPYSLHLHGVYDKSQGDGQSSGAGVAGVPGEVVQPGEVRVYSWRITRKQGPTAAEFDCKTGAYYSTQNKEKDLHSGLIGPLVICKPGTLHPQLNLQPNLQEYALLFHTFDETKSWYLDENIRQYCIPPCQVQKDDPWFQLSNKFAAINGYVAETLPGLMVAQHQQVRWHLLNVGGDGEYHTAHFHGLPFSIHKEQEHRMGVYNLYPGVFGTVEMRPATVGTWMVECTVGEHQLAGMRAKLLVYNPRCIQPLGLRSGRIDNSQITASDHIGNWEARLARLELSGSVNAWMGADQKSWIQVDLQRPTLIHGIQTQGARASLGLKDYFIMYFTLSYSLDQETWTNYRGNSTKPAYIFNGNLDGSKVKENHLSPPILGRYIRLQPVTIQRNPALRMELLGCDVNSCSFPLGLQRRSVPDSSFRASSFLQTWRLSWSPALARLRQDGSANAWRPKANNPHEWLQVDFLVMKRITGVVTQGAWSILTQMMVTEFSVTISDTGHSWSNVVDEGTQREKMFLGNSEPDEEMLNLFDPPLFARFIRIHPKGWVNDIALRLEFLGCDTQQRH, from the exons ATGAGAACGCTGTTGATATCACTCCTCTGGGTCCTCGGCGGGGTGGAGGAGACCGTGGCAGTACCTGCCGTAGGTCTACCTGCCACGAGAGAGTTCTACATCGCCGCGGTTGAGATTGGTTGGGACTATCTCTACTGGGGCAGCGCTGACCCGTCTGAACAAAG GAGGAAGACCAATGATCCCCCTCAGAAATACATAAAAGCTGTTTATAGAGAATACACTGATTCCACATATTCAGTCCCCAAGCCTACATCAACATGGGCAG GTATCCAGGGTCCGGTGATCCATGCCCAGGCCAGTGACAGGGTGGTGGTGCACTTTAAGAACCTGGCGTCCCAGCCCTACAGTATCAGCCCTGTGGGGGTCAGCTACTGGAAACAGTCAGAGg ggGCCGGATACGATGACGCCACGTCTAGCCAGGAGAAGGAGGATGATGCGGTTGCTCCAGGAGGATACTACAAGTACGTCTGGGACATCAACCCTAAAGACGGTCCGACCGTGGGAGACCCAGAATGCCTCACCTACTCCTACTCCTCCCAGGTGGACACTGTACAGGACTTCAACTCTGGGCTCATCGGGGCTCTGCTCATCTGCAAATCAA CTGCATTTACAGATAATGGAGTTCGGAAAAACAGAGAGTTTATTCTGCTCTTTGCTGTTTTTGATGAGAGTAAGAGCTGGTACGGAGAGGTGGGGAGTTTCCGGGAGAGATTTAAGAAGGCCAGTGCAAGAAAACAGTACCACACTATCAATGGATACGTCAACTCAACTTTACCAG GTCTGACGATGTGCCAGGGGCGAGATCATGTGTTCTGGCATCTCATTGGAATGGAAACATCTCCAGAGATCCACTCCATACAGCTCCAGGATCACACTCTGCAG GTGATGGCCCACCGTAAGGTTACTGTGGAGATGACCCCAATGACCTTCACCACAGCGGAGATGAAGCCCAGCACTCAGGGGAAGTTCCTCATCAGCTGTCAGATCCAAGCACACCGCCACG CGGGTATGAGTGCAGTCTTTGAGGTGGAGGACTGCCCAGAGCCTGTGACGGTGCCCGGTCCTGACGTGCGTCAGGTCAAGCAGTCTGAGAATGAGGAGGACTATGAATATGGAGATGACATGTTTGAGACATTTGTGTTTAAGCCTGTGAAAAGTCGTGCTGTGGGGCGCTCTCGAGGGGGGAAGAACAAAGTCTGGGTCCATTACATTGCTGCTGAGGAGATCAGTTGGGATTACGCACCCCACCTCAGCCAGGGAGACAG TCAACTGTTATCGGAATACTTCCCCAGGGGTCCTCATCAGCTGGGTCATGAATATAAGAAGGTGGTGTATGTAGAATACACTGACCAGACCTTCACCAAGAGGAAATCACCTGTTAAAAGACTGCTGGGACCACTGCTCAGAGGACAGGTGGACGAACACTTCCAG ATAGTGTTCAAGAACCTGGCAAGTCGTCCTTTCAACATATATCCAAAGCGCCTCACCAGGATTTCTCCACTGAGGAAAACAGGGAACG agggtgAAAAGGACCTACGCTCCCTGGCTGTACCCCCCAACGGGACATATGGGTATGTGTGGAAACTAACAGCAGAGGACGGGCCCCTGGAGAGAGACCCCCAGTGTCTGACCCGTCTGTACCAGAGTACCATCAACCCTGAGAGAGACCTGGCCACTGGCCTCGTAGGACCCCTCCTCATCTGCAAGAAGGACTCCATGGACACCAGGGGGCGGCTG GTGGGCCCAGATAAAGTGAAGCAGTTGATGTTTGCTGTGTTTGATGAGAACAAGAGTTGGTACATCAATGACAACATTCAGAAGTACAGCAAAGACCCCTCCATGGTCAACCCTACAGACCCTGACTTCTACAACTCCAATGTCATCTACA ACGTGAACGGGATTATGTTCAATGAGCAGAGGGTCCAGGTGTGTAAGGATGACGTGACCTTCTGGCACCTGGCCAACGTGGGGACGCAGAGCGACTTCTTGTCCGTCTACTTCACAGGAAACCCCTTCATGAAGGACAACGTGTACGAGTCCGTCCTCACACTCTTCCCAATGTCCGGGGAGACCGTTACCATGGAGACTCAGCTAATCG GTGAGTGGGAGATCAGTGCGTTTGACGGCAGTCTGAAAAGCCGTGGCATGAGCGCCCGCTACTCCGTCCTGTCTTGTAACATTGAACTGCTGGTGGACAACGAAGACGTAGAGTATGGCCTGGAGGACGTCCTGCCTGATTACGTAGACAACTTCTTCAAACCCAGATCCCTCCACCCCCAGCCCCAGAACAGGACCGTAGCTGTCAGAGTCTGCAGGAAGCAACCTGGCTTAAACCAGAACACAACAACACCGCAAACAGGAAATGACACAGATAACGAAGTCGCCATCGGAGAATCAGGGGACCACGGGTCTGATAACAATGTCACATTTAAGGCAGGGGACCAGAGGTCAATCTGTGAGGTCAGGTATGTGACGGTGTCGTCTGCTGATGAGGAGGCCAACCTGCTTTCCCAGGGAGGGATCCCCACAGATGTTCTAGAGCAACTGGAGAAGGACGGGGAGTGGAAAGCTTCAGAGAACCAGGAGGGAGGGGACCTGGGTGGGGAGCAGGGGGGGAACGGGAGACAGAGACGCCAGGCCGGGTTGGAGGGTGGAGAGAATGGAGAGCGCAACAAGCTGGTGGAGAACTGTGAGGAAGAGGTGCTGAAGGAGTGGAAGGGTCGGGTGTATGGGGAGGCACTAGagcaggagcagagagaggagcagaaggTGGAGGTGTTGGATCAGCAGAAGGAGCAGGAGGCGCAGGGTGAGGGGTTCTTAAAGGTgcaggagcagagggagaggcaaAAGGGGGAGCTGGATCGAGATTCACATCCCCTAACCACCAATCACGCAGATAAGGACCCTCTACTCTTGGAGTTAGACGGATGGATGGATCTAGACCCCTTGAACAAAACTTTGGAAGCTCTCCCGGATCAGCTGAAGCTGCAGCAGCAGAGGGAGGAGCAGAAGGTGGAGGCGTTGGATCAGCTGAAGGTGCAGCAGCAGAGGGAGGAGCAGAAGGTGGAGGTGTTGTATCAGCTGAAGGTGCAGCAGCAGAGGGAGGAGCAGAAAGCTGGGGATGTGCATCCCCTAAGCAACAACACTCACACAGAGCTGGACACCCCTCTACTGGATTTGTTGGATCTAGACTTCTCCAATGTCTCCAATGACAACAAGACGGCTCCCAGGAACGCAGTGTCCCTGGAGTATGATGACTATAGTGAGGAAGACACTGGGACAGCCTACATAGGGATAGAGGAAAACCTGGACCTGAGGACCACAGATGGACAATACCGCAGCTACTACATCGCTGCACAGGAGATCACATGGGACTATGGGATCAGGAAACCACATCAGCTCATAAAAACAAG AGAGAGGCGTAGGGGAATGAGGAAGTTCCTGGTGGAATATAAGAAGGTGGTGTTCAGGgcctacagtgagagagaattCCAGATCCCCGTCACCAGAGGAGAGCTGCAGGAACATCTGGGACTCATGGGTCCTATCATTAAAGCTGAGGTCAACGACCTCCTTACC GTGACCTTCAAGAACATGGCGTCCAGGCCGTACTCCCTGCACCTCCATGGGGTGTATGATAAGAGCCAGGGTGATGGTCAGTCCTCCGGGGCCGGGGTGGCGGGGGTCCCTGGGGAGGTGGTCCAGCCTGGGGAGGTCAGGGTCTACAGCTGGAGGATCACCAGGAAGCAGGGGCCCACCGCTGCAGAGTTTGACTGTAAGACCGGGGCCTACTACTCTACACAGAATAAG GAGAAGGACCTCCACTCTGGTCTGATTGGCCCCTTAGTAATCTGTAAACCAGGCACCCTCCACCCCCAACTGAACCTACAGCCCAACCTACAGGAGTACGCCCTCCTCTTCCACACCTTCGACGAGACCAAGAGCTGGTACCTGGACGAGAACATCCGTCAGTACTGCATCCCACCCTGCCAGGTCCAGAAAGATGACCCCTGGTTTCAGCTCAGCAACAAGTTCGCAG CGATAAACGGCTACGTGGCAGAGACACTTCCTGGTCTGATGGTTGCCCAGCACCAACAAGTCAGGTGGCACCTGCTGAACGTCGGGGGCGACGGGGAGTATCACACCGCCCACTTCCACGGTCTGCCCTTCAGCATTCACAAGGAGCAGGAGCATCGCATGGGGGTGTACAACCTCTATCCTG GTGTGTTTGGCACAGTGGAGATGAGGCCGGCCACAGTGGGGACCTGGATGGTGGAGTGTACAGTAGGAGAGCACCAGCTGGCCGGCATGAGGGCTAAACTACTGGTCTACAACCCAC GATGCATCCAGCCtctggggttgaggtcaggaagAATAGACAATTCCCAGATCACTGCATCAGACCACATAG GTAACTGGGAGGCCAGGCTGGCGAGGCTGGAGCTATCTGGTTCTGTTAACGCCTGGATGGGCGCGGATCAGAAATCATGGATCCAG GTGGACCTCCAAAGACCCACACTGATCCATGGGATCCAGACCCAGGGTGCAAGAGCCTCTCTGGGCCTGAAGGACTACTTCATCATGTACTTCACCCTCTCCTACAGCCTAGACCAGGAGACCTGGACTAACTACAGGGGGAACAGCACCAAGCCAGCCTAC ATATTTAACGGTAACCTGGATGGCTCCAAGGTGAAGGAGAACCATCTGTCTCCCCCCATCCTGGGTCGCTACATCAGACTGCAGCCTGTCACCATCCAGAGGAACCCTGCTCTTCGCATGGAGCTGCTGGGCTGTGACGTCAACA gctGCTCCTTCCCCCTGGGTCTCCAGAGGAGGTCGGTTCCAGACAGCAGCTTCAGAGCCTCCTCCTTCCTGCAGACTTGGAGGCTCTCCTGGAGCCCCGCCCTCGCACGCCTCCGCCAGGATGGCAGCGCCAATGCATGGCGCCCCAag gcCAATAACCCCCATGAGTGGCTGCAGGTGGACTTCCTGGTTATGAAACGCATCACAGGGGTCGTCACTCAGGGGGCGTGGTCTATTCTGACTCAGATGATGGTGACAGAGTTCTCTGTAACCATTAGCGACACCGGCCACTCCTGGTCCAACGTGGTTGACGAGGGAACGCAAAGAGAGAAG ATGTTCTTGGGTAACAGTGAGCCAGATGAGGAGATGCTGAACCTCTTTGATCCTCCTCTGTTTGCCCGCTTCATACGGATCCACCCCAAAGGCTGGGTTAACGACATAGCCCTGCGCCTGGAGTTCCTGGGCTGTGACACCCAGCAGCGACACTGA